The Solibacillus sp. FSL W7-1436 genome window below encodes:
- a CDS encoding VanW family protein, translating into MRNIIKLIGLFTLFSIILAIWVPRFIASPIESSVMKVKGPTIAGIEVGDMNSKELEVVLTNAVNDWYTHNFIVSGGGSSIELSSSTFQFDIKSTVNNYEENYRKPWYKFWSGEKTVHLPLNILPNEVVKDEISNISIWDTDSTYEKVLLNASYLKKEEVEAIVTDLSTIQTERISLSSETMPESTMGINELVLALNDTVVEPNMDFSMINQLGDAINLSNREAINFIASNLYNAALNSNGKIIERHSQNKIPSYFSPGLEAKVDVLAGKDLKFANTLTTPILLKLSMDGEKLLTEIYTSRKEAEVSISVTRDETVLPRTITRYSSDLSTGQKQQIQEGTEGLRVSVYRTVYGEQQLVSRDYYPPVNRIVVESPPQREGQNTWDNTSDEEQDPIDLDGDGFPDEDFTGGDTINDEQNANSNTPNEETGNTYGDENLPPGSYYDKGGNLITP; encoded by the coding sequence ATGAGGAATATTATTAAATTAATAGGTCTATTTACCTTATTTTCTATAATCCTTGCTATATGGGTACCACGCTTCATTGCTAGCCCTATTGAATCATCTGTTATGAAAGTCAAAGGTCCTACAATAGCCGGAATAGAAGTCGGCGATATGAACAGCAAGGAATTAGAAGTTGTGTTAACAAATGCAGTTAATGATTGGTATACCCACAATTTTATTGTTTCAGGTGGAGGTAGTTCGATTGAACTCAGTTCTTCTACATTCCAATTTGATATAAAAAGTACAGTTAATAATTATGAAGAGAATTACCGCAAACCATGGTATAAATTTTGGTCAGGTGAAAAAACGGTTCATCTTCCATTAAATATACTTCCAAATGAAGTTGTAAAAGATGAAATTAGCAATATTTCAATATGGGATACGGATTCAACTTATGAAAAAGTGTTGCTAAATGCTTCTTATTTAAAAAAAGAGGAAGTTGAAGCGATAGTCACTGATTTATCAACAATACAAACAGAGCGTATTTCATTATCAAGTGAGACAATGCCAGAGAGTACAATGGGAATAAATGAACTTGTACTTGCACTGAATGATACAGTAGTTGAGCCGAATATGGATTTTTCAATGATTAATCAATTAGGGGACGCGATTAATTTGTCAAATCGTGAGGCCATCAATTTTATTGCTTCCAATCTATACAATGCAGCTCTTAATAGCAATGGCAAAATTATAGAACGCCATTCTCAAAATAAAATTCCTTCCTATTTTAGCCCTGGTCTAGAAGCGAAGGTAGATGTATTGGCAGGTAAAGATTTGAAATTTGCCAATACGCTAACAACACCTATCTTATTAAAGTTGTCAATGGACGGTGAAAAATTATTAACAGAAATTTATACGTCGCGCAAAGAGGCCGAGGTTTCTATATCAGTAACACGTGATGAAACGGTACTGCCGCGTACGATCACTCGCTATTCAAGTGATCTGTCAACCGGTCAAAAACAGCAAATTCAGGAAGGTACAGAGGGGTTGCGTGTATCTGTGTACCGAACAGTTTATGGTGAACAACAGTTAGTAAGCCGGGACTATTATCCACCGGTTAATCGCATTGTTGTAGAATCACCTCCACAAAGAGAAGGACAAAATACTTGGGATAATACGAGTGATGAAGAACAAGATCCGATTGATTTAGATGGTGATGGATTCCCTGATGAAGATTTTACCGGGGGAGATACAATTAACGATGAACAAAACGCCAATTCTAATACTCCAAATGAAGAAACAGGCAATACATATGGAGATGAAAATCTACCGCCGGGTAGCTATTACGATAAAGGTGGGAATTTAATAACTCCATAG
- a CDS encoding GspE/PulE family protein, producing MKASRKRLGDLLLEAGVISEQQLTYALENKSRDEKLGDFFIKENVLTEQQLIEVLEFQLGIPHITLNKYAIDPELLQLVPRELAKRVNIMPVRRDKNKLLIAMSDPMDYFAIEEVRMATGCQIETSIAAKDDLYRTITKYYDLQASMDAALSEVEVNTPEVQQEITDEDSPIVRLVNQIIANGVAQRASDIHFDPQETEYKVRYRTDGILRTERSLPKHMQNMMTARVKIMGGLNITENRIPQDGRFKVNIEFKHIDIRLSTLPTVYGEKIVMRILDVSNVATDISQLGFTKKNKTLFQKMIEKPNGIVLITGPTGSGKSSTLYAALSNLNDEEVNIITIEDPVEYQLNGVNQIQVKEEIGLTFATGLRSILRQDPDIIMVGEIRDTETAQIAIRASLTGHLVLSTLHTNNAVESVSRLQDMGIEPFLISSSLVGIMAQRLVRQICRDCSTEIEPSNREREIFQSNGFMVNKLRKGRGCAACGNTGYRGRLAIHEFLPVDRELKELILKHASSYEMGDYMKKAGHHTLLQDGLLKVLDGVTTTEEVLRVATID from the coding sequence ATGAAGGCATCAAGAAAACGCTTAGGAGATCTGCTCCTTGAAGCAGGGGTAATTAGCGAGCAACAGTTAACGTATGCACTCGAAAATAAAAGTCGTGATGAAAAATTGGGCGACTTTTTTATTAAAGAAAATGTACTTACCGAGCAACAGCTTATTGAAGTGCTGGAGTTCCAATTAGGTATTCCCCACATTACATTGAATAAATACGCAATAGACCCGGAACTATTACAGCTTGTGCCGAGGGAGCTGGCAAAACGCGTTAACATTATGCCGGTACGTCGTGATAAAAACAAGTTGCTAATAGCGATGTCTGATCCAATGGACTATTTTGCCATTGAAGAAGTCCGTATGGCGACTGGTTGTCAAATTGAAACAAGTATTGCTGCAAAAGATGATCTATACCGGACTATTACTAAATATTATGATTTGCAGGCTTCAATGGATGCTGCTTTATCAGAAGTAGAGGTAAACACTCCCGAAGTTCAACAGGAAATTACGGATGAAGATTCTCCAATTGTAAGATTAGTCAATCAAATTATTGCTAATGGTGTTGCCCAGCGTGCATCGGATATTCATTTTGATCCGCAGGAAACAGAGTATAAAGTCCGTTACCGTACCGATGGGATATTGCGTACAGAGAGATCACTGCCAAAGCATATGCAAAATATGATGACGGCCCGTGTAAAAATTATGGGTGGTCTTAATATAACAGAAAATCGGATTCCGCAAGATGGACGTTTTAAAGTGAACATTGAATTTAAACATATTGATATTCGTCTTTCTACATTGCCTACAGTATATGGTGAAAAAATCGTTATGCGTATTTTGGATGTCAGTAATGTTGCAACCGATATTTCACAATTAGGGTTTACAAAGAAAAACAAAACACTGTTCCAAAAGATGATTGAAAAACCAAATGGCATTGTGCTTATTACTGGTCCTACAGGTTCAGGTAAATCCTCGACTTTATATGCAGCACTCTCAAACTTGAATGATGAAGAAGTAAATATTATTACGATTGAAGATCCAGTTGAATATCAGCTTAACGGCGTTAACCAGATTCAAGTTAAAGAAGAAATCGGTTTAACGTTTGCTACCGGTTTACGGTCTATATTACGTCAAGATCCGGATATTATTATGGTCGGGGAAATCCGTGATACAGAGACAGCACAAATTGCAATCCGTGCATCGCTGACAGGACATCTTGTTTTGAGTACATTGCACACAAATAATGCGGTAGAATCCGTGTCACGTCTGCAAGATATGGGAATTGAACCATTTTTAATTTCTTCTTCACTTGTCGGTATAATGGCCCAGCGTCTTGTACGCCAAATTTGCAGGGATTGCAGTACGGAAATCGAGCCTTCGAATCGGGAAAGGGAAATTTTCCAATCGAATGGATTTATGGTAAATAAACTTCGAAAAGGTCGAGGTTGTGCGGCATGTGGAAACACAGGATACCGTGGTCGACTTGCTATTCATGAATTTTTACCGGTAGACCGTGAGTTAAAGGAATTGATTTTAAAACATGCAAGTAGTTATGAAATGGGCGACTATATGAAGAAAGCAGGACATCATACATTATTGCAGGATGGCTTATTGAAAGTGCTAGATGGTGTAACAACTACTGAAGAAGTACTAAGGGTTGCAACGATTGATTAG
- a CDS encoding type IV pilus twitching motility protein PilT, whose product MTMNIQDLLRRAYDEKVSDLHVTIGIPPVYRVNGQLKQFGDVNVTAEMVEQMIHQILPEYKLSEFEEKGETDFNYSLEGLCRFRVNAYHQRNAGAIAARLVSSQIPTIESLNMPRVLYDMSEKPQGLILVTGPTGSGKSTTLAAMIDYINETKSKHIITLEDPIEYLHSHKKSVVNQREIGIDTNSFANGLRAALRQDPDIILVGEMRDLETISTAITAAETGHLVFATLHTSSAPTTIDRIIDVFPPHQQGQIRIQLANVLQGIISQRLFIRKDAAGRVAATEILIGVPAVTNLIRNEKVHQIPSIMQTGRALGMHTLETSVQSLVSSGQVSLKEASSFLNVGEYN is encoded by the coding sequence ATGACAATGAACATACAGGATTTATTACGACGTGCATATGATGAAAAAGTATCTGATTTACATGTAACAATCGGCATTCCTCCAGTTTACCGTGTAAATGGTCAATTAAAACAGTTTGGTGATGTAAACGTAACTGCAGAAATGGTTGAACAGATGATACATCAAATATTACCCGAATATAAATTATCGGAGTTTGAAGAAAAGGGAGAAACGGATTTTAATTATTCGTTGGAAGGACTTTGTCGTTTCCGTGTCAATGCCTATCATCAACGAAATGCGGGTGCAATTGCCGCGCGTTTAGTTTCAAGTCAAATTCCAACGATTGAATCTTTGAATATGCCAAGAGTCCTCTATGATATGTCGGAAAAGCCTCAGGGACTCATTTTAGTCACAGGTCCTACAGGTTCAGGTAAATCAACTACTTTAGCCGCAATGATTGATTATATTAATGAAACGAAATCAAAGCATATTATAACTTTAGAAGATCCAATTGAATATTTACACTCGCATAAAAAGTCGGTAGTGAATCAGCGCGAAATTGGTATTGATACAAACTCGTTTGCCAATGGGCTACGTGCAGCACTTCGTCAGGATCCAGATATTATTCTAGTCGGAGAAATGCGGGATTTAGAAACGATTTCAACAGCAATTACAGCAGCAGAAACCGGACACTTAGTTTTTGCGACACTACATACATCGAGTGCACCAACAACAATTGATCGTATTATCGATGTATTCCCGCCCCATCAGCAAGGTCAAATCCGTATTCAACTTGCGAATGTACTGCAGGGGATTATTTCACAGCGATTGTTCATACGTAAAGATGCTGCAGGTCGAGTTGCAGCAACAGAAATTTTAATAGGTGTTCCAGCGGTAACTAATTTAATCCGTAATGAAAAAGTCCATCAAATTCCTAGTATTATGCAGACAGGTCGAGCGTTGGGAATGCACACATTAGAAACTTCAGTACAATCACTTGTTTCATCTGGTCAAGTTTCATTGAAGGAAGCCAGTTCATTTTTGAACGTTGGTGAGTATAATTGA
- a CDS encoding type II secretion system F family protein yields MTVFKYVGRTKMGATQKGTIDAVSKAAAITKLREKGINPREIEESKSIWHKEVSLSRGKVKTQDFVIYCRQFATLIRAGVSLVEATNILAKQATSKPLRRALEKVEEDIRSGIPFSDSAKSHPKVFPELFVNMMKSGEATGNIDEILERLANSYEKSFRLIKKVQSTLTYPAMLLILIVVVVFFMLVFIVPMFVESFESMDAELPMLTVATVALGQWLRQFWWLPIFISIIGIVVFQYLYRTNKKFNYMVHYMMLKLPIFGPLLQKSAIARLTRNLSSLFSSAVPILRALTISEEILGNPVIGKVVLDARTSLEKGSTLTEPLEQSWIFPPMVTSMTRIGESTGSLDYMLEKIADFYEDEVERNVDTLKSLIEPLMIVILAGAVGLIVAAIFMPMLSLYENI; encoded by the coding sequence TTGACGGTTTTTAAATATGTAGGAAGAACAAAGATGGGGGCAACACAAAAAGGAACAATCGATGCCGTAAGCAAAGCGGCAGCAATTACGAAACTCCGTGAAAAAGGAATTAACCCACGTGAGATTGAAGAATCAAAAAGCATCTGGCACAAAGAAGTTAGCTTAAGCAGGGGAAAAGTGAAAACACAGGATTTTGTAATTTACTGCCGTCAGTTTGCAACACTAATTCGTGCAGGTGTATCACTAGTAGAAGCGACTAATATTTTAGCTAAACAAGCAACGAGCAAACCTTTAAGAAGAGCACTTGAAAAGGTGGAAGAGGATATTCGTTCCGGTATTCCTTTTTCAGACTCAGCAAAAAGTCATCCAAAAGTGTTCCCGGAGCTTTTCGTTAATATGATGAAATCCGGTGAAGCAACAGGGAATATTGATGAGATACTTGAACGTCTAGCAAATTCTTATGAAAAATCATTCCGGCTAATTAAAAAGGTGCAGTCTACATTAACTTATCCTGCAATGTTACTAATACTGATAGTTGTTGTTGTGTTTTTTATGCTCGTTTTTATCGTGCCTATGTTTGTTGAGTCGTTTGAATCAATGGATGCCGAACTGCCGATGCTAACTGTCGCAACCGTTGCGTTAGGGCAATGGCTAAGGCAATTTTGGTGGTTGCCGATTTTTATTTCCATAATCGGTATTGTTGTATTCCAATATTTATACAGAACTAATAAGAAGTTTAATTATATGGTGCATTACATGATGTTGAAATTGCCGATATTCGGTCCACTTTTACAGAAAAGTGCAATTGCAAGATTAACTCGTAATCTATCGTCTTTATTCAGCAGTGCGGTCCCTATATTACGGGCATTAACAATTTCGGAGGAAATTTTGGGCAATCCGGTTATCGGAAAAGTAGTTTTGGATGCCCGTACTAGCCTTGAAAAAGGTAGTACATTAACCGAGCCATTGGAGCAAAGCTGGATTTTCCCTCCGATGGTTACGAGTATGACAAGAATAGGCGAATCTACCGGTTCACTTGATTATATGCTGGAAAAAATTGCAGACTTTTATGAAGATGAAGTTGAACGCAATGTCGATACGTTGAAGTCACTTATCGAGCCTCTGATGATTGTTATATTAGCAGGAGCAGTTGGACTTATAGTAGCGGCTATCTTCATGCCGATGTTAAGTCTCTATGAAAATATATAA
- a CDS encoding pilus assembly FimT family protein has protein sequence MFKTLKKRIKNEKGLSLVELLAVIVILGIISAIAVPAIGSIIENTRDKAILSDAAGLLAGAKIAIADGSCGVAAGTDGIITCDNDILGDVFEGTLAANDQVTYNTTSKVYTITYGELGNIKNTDKFPVTGTTISSSELTTLMGQ, from the coding sequence ATGTTTAAAACATTAAAGAAACGTATTAAAAATGAAAAAGGTTTATCTTTGGTAGAGCTATTAGCGGTTATTGTTATTTTAGGTATTATTTCAGCGATTGCTGTTCCAGCGATTGGGAGTATTATCGAGAATACAAGAGATAAGGCAATTCTTTCAGATGCTGCTGGATTACTTGCTGGAGCGAAAATTGCAATTGCGGATGGTTCATGTGGTGTAGCTGCTGGAACCGACGGAATAATTACTTGTGATAATGATATACTAGGAGATGTGTTTGAAGGTACATTAGCTGCTAACGATCAGGTTACTTACAATACTACTAGTAAGGTATATACTATTACTTATGGGGAATTAGGTAATATTAAGAATACAGATAAATTTCCAGTTACGGGGACTACTATTTCGAGTTCTGAATTAACTACGTTGATGGGACAATAA
- the pilM gene encoding type IV pilus biogenesis protein PilM, translated as MFRMKKKSHILLIYNDYVVRVLVSKGEKLEQPIISEIALPRNAVQEGTIIDEMILFELIKANVQNWGGKKQNVRFLVPDTSVLLKSFEHPPDVNGKDLKEFVQMELGRSIHLPFQEPLIDVYDSIEGDGKAKLFAAPPDEVGKMIGLLLDNHLHPQVADIRSLCNLRLLEHIGFIDSNRTYLLTDWSFNELSICIYSSGEVEFLRFQTIETAAENWKQEVLDNNEVHFTYTGDLDRFRVSATDQVLEIDRMMNFFKFSLHKGEKEVDEILVMGDHPLLPTIEALLHDNLQTAVRIVDDSVIESYFPNCKAKHATLLGLALKEVNE; from the coding sequence ATGTTCAGAATGAAAAAGAAATCGCATATATTGCTCATTTATAATGACTATGTTGTTCGGGTACTTGTTTCTAAAGGGGAAAAGCTAGAGCAGCCAATTATTAGTGAAATTGCATTGCCAAGAAATGCCGTGCAAGAAGGAACAATTATCGATGAGATGATACTGTTTGAATTAATAAAAGCAAATGTTCAAAACTGGGGCGGTAAAAAGCAAAATGTTCGTTTTCTAGTGCCGGATACATCGGTACTGTTGAAATCTTTTGAACATCCACCTGATGTGAACGGTAAAGATCTGAAAGAATTTGTTCAGATGGAGCTAGGGCGGTCAATTCATTTACCTTTTCAGGAACCGTTGATTGATGTGTACGATTCGATAGAGGGTGATGGAAAAGCAAAATTATTTGCTGCACCTCCTGATGAAGTAGGAAAAATGATTGGATTACTGTTGGACAATCATCTCCACCCGCAAGTTGCGGATATCCGTTCATTATGTAATTTACGCTTGCTCGAGCATATAGGATTTATCGATTCGAATCGTACATACTTACTGACAGACTGGTCGTTTAATGAATTATCGATTTGTATTTATTCCAGCGGAGAGGTCGAGTTTTTACGCTTCCAAACAATTGAAACAGCCGCTGAAAATTGGAAACAGGAAGTGCTTGATAATAATGAAGTCCATTTTACTTATACAGGTGATTTGGATAGATTCCGTGTTTCTGCAACAGATCAAGTTCTCGAAATTGATCGTATGATGAACTTTTTTAAATTCTCTCTTCACAAAGGAGAAAAGGAAGTCGATGAGATTTTAGTTATGGGGGATCATCCCTTACTTCCTACAATCGAAGCGCTTTTACATGACAATTTACAGACAGCTGTCCGAATTGTTGATGATAGCGTAATTGAAAGCTATTTCCCAAACTGTAAAGCAAAGCATGCGACATTGTTGGGACTTGCTTTGAAGGAGGTTAATGAATGA
- a CDS encoding PilN domain-containing protein, whose protein sequence is MIPNINLMPKIEKGPTSLKFAFILVGILSMLTIVILTLLYFGAKEEIVDTTSTRDTLIATRDELHRNVSSLDTQNQGSLQESVTFVERVSYPVTPIINETKDLLPTDTYLRSYEFSTTRVALIVDLETLNAVSIYVSNLKKSPYFNDVKVGTIEAFEIDSMNEEQQEPQFADVPRYEIEIELTINEEYIAAGGDEQ, encoded by the coding sequence ATGATACCTAATATTAACCTCATGCCTAAAATTGAAAAGGGTCCGACCAGTTTAAAGTTTGCATTTATTTTAGTTGGAATATTATCAATGTTAACAATAGTAATATTGACTTTACTTTATTTTGGTGCAAAAGAAGAAATAGTTGATACCACGTCAACACGTGATACATTAATTGCAACACGCGATGAATTACATAGGAATGTTTCATCCTTGGATACGCAAAATCAAGGTTCTTTACAGGAATCAGTAACATTTGTTGAACGTGTTTCATACCCAGTAACTCCGATTATTAATGAAACCAAAGATTTATTGCCAACCGATACGTATTTGCGTTCCTATGAATTTTCAACAACAAGGGTCGCATTGATTGTAGATTTGGAGACATTAAACGCCGTTTCTATTTATGTAAGTAATCTTAAAAAGAGCCCTTATTTTAATGATGTTAAAGTGGGGACAATCGAAGCGTTTGAAATCGATTCGATGAATGAAGAACAACAGGAGCCACAGTTTGCTGATGTTCCTCGCTATGAAATAGAAATTGAACTTACTATTAATGAAGAATATATAGCTGCTGGAGGTGACGAACAATGA
- a CDS encoding potassium transporter, with the protein MNSISSSKNGTLLLIIALAMAMLFALYSFVVKPKQEEAQSIRTEINYLNTEIKSLEQNLADRQSQYSETDVNEFMLRKKVPNDRNIDSLILSIEEIEYVTGSQIRRIEFNNYDTLVSNSNLLNSTENSEDDESQGILDELQQTEELPVSTISEEPLPQSLKLVTFIIEVTSPNETSLLQFIKEIEQIERIMHIDSIDFDLAGEEEQLFEDTSEVVTAEVQVTTFYYE; encoded by the coding sequence ATGAATTCCATCTCAAGCAGCAAAAACGGAACGCTTTTACTTATCATCGCTTTAGCGATGGCTATGTTATTTGCACTCTACTCTTTTGTTGTAAAGCCGAAGCAGGAAGAAGCACAATCGATTCGAACAGAAATCAATTATTTAAATACAGAAATTAAATCGCTTGAGCAAAATTTGGCAGACAGGCAATCACAGTATTCGGAAACGGATGTAAATGAATTTATGTTACGCAAAAAGGTTCCAAATGACAGGAATATTGATTCGTTAATTTTATCTATAGAAGAAATTGAGTATGTGACAGGTTCACAGATTCGGCGTATTGAATTTAATAATTATGATACGCTTGTATCGAATTCAAACTTATTAAACTCTACCGAGAACTCTGAAGATGATGAAAGCCAGGGAATATTAGACGAGCTCCAACAAACTGAGGAATTACCTGTGTCTACCATATCCGAGGAGCCATTGCCACAGTCATTGAAATTAGTCACATTTATTATCGAGGTTACATCACCAAATGAAACAAGCCTGCTACAGTTCATCAAAGAAATTGAACAAATAGAACGGATTATGCATATTGACAGCATTGATTTTGATCTTGCTGGTGAAGAAGAGCAGCTTTTTGAAGATACATCAGAAGTGGTAACAGCAGAAGTCCAAGTCACTACTTTCTACTACGAATAA